From the genome of Astatotilapia calliptera chromosome 3, fAstCal1.2, whole genome shotgun sequence:
TTAGCACTTACGATCAGTGCAGGTTACTTCTCTGATGTTCATGTCATTGATCTCGACACACTGCATGTAGTCTACTGCATGTTAACTGATGTGTCTCGACCTGATGTTTTTGAACCTGCAGCTGCTACTCTGAGCATCCATCCAGGCAGGTCAGTTTTCTTCTATTATGAAACTGTGACTCTGAGCTGTGCAGTGCCAGGCAGCTTCAGCAGCTGGACAGTGAAGAGAAACACCTCCACAAGGTCTTCTGTTTCATGTGAGACTTGGGGCCAATTAAATGGGTCATTCTGCACCATCAAAGGTGTCTACCCATCAGACAGTGGagtgtactggtgtgagtctgACAGCAGGGAGTGCAGCAACATCCTCAACATCATAGTGACAAGTAAGCTTGCTAAGTAATGTCAGATTGTTGATGTTGTAtcttaagtaaaaataaatgaacacattttgcaactttgtaaCCAAGGACAAAAACCAGAGTCAGAGAccacagtttctctctctgcatttcAGCTGGTGTCATCCTGCAGGGTCCTGCTGTTCCTCTGACTGAGGGAGACAGTGTGACACTAAACTGCTCCTATAAGGAAAAATATGCAAAGGAGTCTACGTCCAATTTCAGTACTGCTTTCTACAGAAATGGTGCTGTTATTGAAAAAACATCTGAAGGAAGGTTGAGCTTTATCCATGTGTCCAAGGAGAACGAAGGCTCCTACAAGTGTGTTCATCCCACTAAAGGACAGTCACCAGAGGTTATGCTGGAAGTGAGAGGTGATGGTGATGATATTAAGTTTCATGAAGCTTTCGTCTGATGGCTTTTAGGAACAGGTATCCAGTACTCTAGGAGTAAAACTATAAATCAGAACCCTCATCCTCCTGTTTGCCTATGTAATGCGGATACGAAAGCTGATGCGCCAGACTGCCATGCTGAGTAGAATGATGATTTTAAATACAAGGGGGGAGGAAGCGAGTCAAATACCAAGGGCACAAGCAGGTCTAATCGGAAACAGTTTATttccagacaaaaaaaaaaaaaacaactcttaaAAAACATACGCAATAAAATGTTATCAATATACTAAAATCCTAATGGAGactaaataaaacaattctaaaacccataaaaatacaattttctaTATTCACTATAATTCCCTGGTGTAATTATGCCAGATGTTTATTACGGGTCCACCAGCAGTCCAGGAATCCCTTCTCCAGAGCGAGGTCCACACCAGCCTCGTCTCCGGCAGATGAGAAGGAGCCTCCTATCTCGTCCCTTCACTAGGCCCAAGATGGGCCTGCACTGCATTAGATTTACTTACATACAGTGTCCCAACATTTTTAGGGTCCCAAAAATGTTCAGGGTCTGTGTTTAGCATTCTCAGTAGTGAACGCAAATAAAAACTGACTAAAAcacaagttgtataaagcgctttgagtgctcaatgagagtagaaaagtgctttataagaGCTAGTCCATTTACACAGTAAACTCTTCACCACTATGAACGatggattttctttatttacttttcatGTAACATTTGGTCCTAAACaggaaaaataatgacaaaacttTTTCTGTGTCACAGCTCGAGCTCCATCTAcgactgctcctcctcctcctcctctgataTCTCTTCCCAGGCTGGCATACACAATCTTTTTGTTCATCCTGTTCACTGGTATACTCATACTGTGTATATCCATGTGCAAAGGTTGACTCAAGGtaagagtaaaacaaaaaaatatatatttagaataATATATTCAATTTCCACACAGGGTCAGAGGTCCAATACAACATCGTAGCTGCCTAACAAATGTCAAAAAATCAATCATAAAACTATTTTTCCAAACTTATTTTGTCAGTCTAACAATAATTCAAGTATGAAATCAGGTGATAGATACATCTGattgaaaataacttaaaagcagcagcaacactTTAACCTCTTGCTGTGAAAGATTCACGTCTTCCATTTGCAGCCTCTTCCAGTTGGACAGTAGATGCCAACTGACCACAGTGGTGTAACGTAGCTTCTCAACTCATTACACTTTGTGAAACAGACCCTTGGTTGTGGCTCAGCTAGTGACCTCAGGCATGTTTGTATGTTGATGTTCATTAAGTGAAGAAAATATTCATGATTTAAAGACAGACAGTTATCATCAGGGATTCGTATTGTTGTtaatgaggtcagaggtcagagctaGATCTCATGGCAACAATAGAAAGTGCCACTATTGTATAACACTGCTTATATGGGATtaaattctgcttttaaaaaaagtcccACTAAGTTTCTGTTCCTCctgcagctgaaactgagacAAAAATGAGAGAGTCTGATCATCTATGACTGGAGTGTCTGAGGATGAAGATCATGATGAACAATAACGATCAATGTATCACCAGGAttaaagtaacatttttttggttttacttttttaactttataacTTTTTAACAGCTGATGTTTTGCCTACCCTGTTAGCTCATGACTTGATGATCAATCTGCTGTTTGCACTGAACTGAAAACTGCATAATTCTcacatttgatgtgtttttggtttaaaagacaaaaacaatgatTATGTCAACGTCAAAATGTACATAAGCTTCATGCTAGTCTTTATATGTCAATATTAACACTCTGATGCTAACGTAGTAATGTCTTTATTATTGTagttaaaatcaaataaaaactaatgtaTTATGTTTCATATTTGCTCTGTGTATTACATTTTATAAGAAGTTTCTTTTAGGAAACCAGGGGTACAggtttgtgttgtcatgtttcctgttttattttgaaagtcttgggTGTCCTGTGTCTTCTATGCTGAATGTGTTTAGTTGTACTTTTTTCCCTGTGATGTCATTATGCTCATTAGTGCCAGCTTttccccaggtgtttccacttccctcattacccctctgtgtatttagtctgtgtgttttcattcagtctttgtcagATCATCTGTGTTTCTTTCCTCCACGTAACGTTAAGCTCACGTATTTCACGATTCAACTCAGGTCTTGCGCATGTtccatgttcatgttttttcctCATAGCTTCTCACATGCTCCTGCCCTGAATCATGTTCATGTCTTTTGTCATAGTTGTCATAGTTTAATTtcttccagtttaggttttagtttagttttcgtCCCTGTTCACTTTATCTTGTTATTTGTACTCATATAATCACCCTTAACAAAGGGCTTTTTATTCATTCTACATTCAGTtttttgtctgcatttgggtccactaTTTGCTCAACATACAGTCAGTCGACAATAATGttcttataaataaacaaatgtatcGTTATCTTGTTAATTACTTGTTAATTACTTGGTCAGCAGCTCCATGTTCTGGTGGGATTTGTGAATCTATGTGCACAACAACTGGTCTAAACTATTTTCTTTCCTGAACTGCACCTCAGGCCCCAATTCACTCAATTCAGTCTTTCTCTACCTCACCAGAGACACAGATCTCTTCAAGTCCCCCTCATGCTTTGAGGAAGTTGAGGTAATACATTTGTATGATTGAAGTCGTGTCTGAATACACCACTTCATAGTCTATGTCTCCCCCTTGCTGTCTGATCACAAACAGTCCTTGCCACTTAGGAAGTAACTTTGAGCTTAACTAAGAAGCATTACAAACACTTTGTTTCCTGGTGAAGCATGTCTGAGTCAAGACTCTGTGTTGTACAAATACTGCTTCCTGGATCTGAAGCAAATTCTCTCGTAATAACCTACCAAGAACCAGGAGCTTCGCTCACAGGTCCAGAACGTAATGAGTCTAAGTTTTACTTGGACTCATGCTGCTTCATATTTGGATGATGACATCATCCAAGTATGAAGCAGCATATGCGGTGTGTGGTACATGAGGCCGTACTGTACTGCATTGCAAAATACTGTTGCAATGCagcaacatctgcattattctattctattaacaaatacagaaacagtATGCACCATACTTCTGTTAAACATTCACTGTATGTGTAGACAGCAGCATAGAAAAGGTCTGCAAAAACCTGGAAAATAGTAGTACTGATTTCTAGTATCTGAACATGTGATATACACACAAAATCAGAAAGTCAATTACCCAGTAGCAATCAAAGCAATTTGCTACCTGACACCAACTTGGTATAGTGTACTTCTAGCATAATAGACATGGATAAATCAGCATGAAGGTACTGAGGAAGACTCTGGTTTTAAAGTGTGATGTACTGATGTCCCTGAGCAGCAGTCCTGTGGTTCAGAGTGAAACCCTCTCTTACTGCCAAAAATGGGACACACTGAATGAAAAACGTTTTTTGGAGTAACCGTTGTTTCAAAATGAGCCTCTATTATTAGTCTGGCGGAGCTTAAGAAACTacattttgtccatgaaacacACAGTACTAAGGATAATGCTGCTGATCAAAATTTCTGACTGGAGTTTCGTGGTGAAATGTTCCTTAGTTAAAAAAGCAGCATCCCTGGTGGaacctgtattttattttacagtgaatTTACTGCTCTTTCGATtggcattaaccctttaagacctaccatagaaccaagtccgccagagcttatctttatatttttacatgctgtagtgtcatttttgggagcatttgattgattgattgattgattgattgattgattgattgaatctttattttgaacatgttgaaaaagtacaacaacatagaattaaaagagacaaatgaacaaagcaaaacaaaaggaaaacgagcaaccacaactactttcatgttcaaaaaggagcaggaagaagcataagcatttcaagttgctatacatcaatacaatcgttatagcccagattttaataatatgtatgcattaagtgcataattactacataaattgcaaaaaagcaataaactacaaaaaattaaaaaacatttttggctttttgttttttacatatatttctagttagagaaaattaagaggcttatccctcaaaactgtaaatataaaaaagttgcacaaaatagtttccaaccaCAGGATATTTATTTTGAGTGACTTCATAGGTTTATTTTTGAGTTACATCAATTTCtacatactgcaggaaaaacaaaaataaatcctataatacaaatttgcaaaaaaacagcatatgcatctaaataaactgtttcagtgcaatttgagctctaagcatcacagaaacagttttttgttgctgcaaattctttttatgaaatttttgcaaagctatatgtggaaggaaaccgtgacctcaTGGTGAGTCAACTGCTTCTGACCTTAACTGGTAGCAGTTACCGAAAAAAATTCTCCACACCCCAGACAACCTGACCACAACTGTGATGGAGTCATTCTGCATCCCCAGATCCACCCACCCACCATGTccactcagagagagagagagatcagccATTTTCTGAAGCAGTTATGTAAACAAAAGCCAGCAAAACATTTCTATAAATCAAGAAACAATAATCCTCCACAAAATGTTTCTCTCTTCATGTGAGCACTAACTGAAAgataagtttttctttttttcccttttttaaaaactgtatctgaaaacaagaataaaaaatcTGGAAATGGCCATAATCCAGGAAACAGTGGCCATAGTCCAGGAAACAGTGGAACATTCCCTGAGTGCCTAAGGTTGGAGCACACATTTATAAAaatatcttcttctttttttttttcaatttaatgTGACCTGTGATTACCTcattaatagaatagaataatgcagatgttgctGCATTGCAACAGCATTGTGCACCACAGTATCTGGGGTACCATTTGGGAGGCAGGCACATGCACCTGCAGATGAGCAAAACAGCAGCCATTGTATCCTGCCTGCATCCCAAGATAAGGAAAGAGGTACATCAGTTCTTGAGGTGGGCTGGTTACTATTGTTGGTCCATGCCCAGCTTTGCGCAGCtgacctacaataatacatacaggtgaccctgaatcctcccttagttatgctgcaataggcataGGCTGcttggggattcccatgatgcattgagtgttttttccttctcagtcacctttctcactcactatgtgttaatagacctctctgcattgaatcatacctgttattaatttccgtctctcttccacagcatgtctttatcctgttttccttctctcaccccaaccggtcgcagcagatggctccgcccctccctgagcctggttctgctggaggtttcttcctgttaaaagggagtttttccttcccactgtcaccaaagtgcttgctcataggggccatatgattgttgggtttttcctctgtattttTTCTCCGCAtcctcacaaaaacaaaaatgaacagcttgtagaactgggggGTCATATATAGATAAGAACTGGGAGGggtgtgtttggaggcgtggtcccgctcctgaaattcagataatttATCTCCAAGTAAAGTTTGGAATCTGTACTTTATTTTCCACTTAATTTACAGCTCGTTCAGTTTGGCATTGATGAAGTAATTGCAGGTCACatttaataacaaaacaaacaaacaacaaacctccccccaaaaaaacacttaagttgtTTTTATAAATGTGCATGCTCGAACCTAAAGCACTTGGGGAGAAACTGTGTTCCATTGTTTCCTGGACTATGACCAATTCCAGTAACTTTCTCAGTAACTGCTACCAGTTAAGGTCAGGAGCAGTTGACTCACCACTATGCCATAAAGCTGGCTCCTATTCTGAGCTGCTCAGTGGAGTTTAGTTTGGCTGTGTTTGGCTTAGTCCACTTTTCCACTGTTCATCAGAAATGAAGCAGCCCACCGGAGAAGTAAGCTGCCCACAGACATTAAGTTACTTTTAGATTCTAGATTCTGTTTTAGAGTCAATATGAAAAACACATGGACAGGAAACAGACAGTAATGAGGATGATGCTGTTGACTGAAAGAGAGAGTTGTTTTGTTACATTTCCTTTAGTTATAAAAGTGGCATCATTGCTGGAATCTGTATTTAAATTTTGATGAATCCACGGCTCTTTCTGTTGACATTGATGACGTAAATGCAGGTCACAGTTTAAAACTCAGGCACTCAGAGAGAAACTGTGTCCCACTGCTTCCTGGGCCGCAGCAATTTCCACTCTGTGTTTGAAGAGGCCGTTCCATTTATTTGGAGAGTTGCTTCATTCTTTCCTTCCTGGCTTCAGGTACAGTCAAAATAAGAGTTGGATAAGCTATTTTGGTTATTTACAtcagagtaaaacagaaaatgattgtGGCATTAAAATAATGTTACAAACATTGATTATCAATTTTATTTTAGGATGAATTTTCTGGAATATTTTGAGAAATATTTTGGGGGAATTATTGCTTCTTTGATTTGAAGAAATGGTTTGTTATCTTTTCTTTAAGTATACTTTTCAGTGaaagccctctctctctctctgtctccctttcTGAGTGGACATGGTGGATGATTAAGTCTGGGAGTGTGACTGAGTAACTGCTTAAAACAAGCCTGCAAACACTGCTAACTGTAATTTCAAACTGGAGTCTCCAGGTGAAACTGTCAGCAGCGGCTTGAcagattttacagttttaaatgtaatgctGGTGTTTTCAACAGTGTTTCTATAACTCTGATTGATTCTTCCAATCTGCTGGGCGTGTCTGCTATATGTGCTGTGGTGTACATCATGTTTCAGAATATCGCCCTGATAGACACTCTTTCTCACTTTTTCTTTGACTTGAAGAGGAGGAATGGACAGAAAAGGATGAGTCATTCTCTGCTCTCCTACAATGGCCATTTTATCATTTTGCAGAAACCCTTAAATATGCTGCTGGTTTCCATAATGCCCTGTTCCAGTCAGAGTATGCAGGAAATGCAGATATGTTGAGCTGTTTTCGCACCAGTCTGCTAAAAGTGTCACCACATACAACTGCATTGCTGGAGAGTGAAAGCTAGCAGTATGAACTGTTTACTGATCTGCATTTCCTTCACAATGGAAACATTTCCACCTCTTATGATCCAGCCTGATGGTTTTATGGAGGATCgatgaaagaaaatcagtgTGTGACACTGAAGTCTGTTGAGATGTTTCACTCAGGTTTTTCTAGAAGATGGTTCTGAAAACACTCCCATATTGAAGTAAATGTAgtcactttgtttcttttatgacAAGTACAGGTCCAAAGAGTCACAATGATgtaattttttatataatagTAGACTATCAAATGCTGTTAATAACACTGGTTTCAGTGTATTTTCACCTGAACAAAGCTTGTCCTTAACACACTATTCATTCAAGAAGAGtatgaaaaacaacaagcacgtcactgctgttttattgataGTTACAGGTTATATAAATGCGTAAAATTAAACTGTATATAAGCGCTGGTCTTAATATGTTCTATACATGTTTTTACGatagtaacttttttttttctgttttccacagAGACACTAACACCACTATGAAGCTGCTGACTCTGTGTGCTCTTCTCTGTGCAATGATGGCTGTAACCACTGCTGGTGGTGAGTATGGCAGTATAATttccattatatatatatatatatatgagtgtaaTTAAACATACAAATTAAtagtaaaatgtattaatttaattaatgtaATCTTATTTATGAGAGTTAAAGAAAATTGATTGATGCCCACAggttttttgcattttccagATTTTCAATAACTTATGTCACgcttaacagaaaaaaaacccttacaAACCTTGAGGTTTCTGGCTGTTATACTGTTATACTCAATACCTAAATGATTGGCTTCCACTTTTAATTGACCTTCTTTCCTGAAATACAAAGCTTAAAGTAACATATATCATATATCTATACCAATCTATAAATGTGAAGGAAAGACAACGCCCTGTACTTCATACACATAACTGCACCTGAACACCACCAAACCTTTAATTATTGTTTATATGTCCAATGTTACTTGTATGACTTGTCAGTTATTGGatatataataattaaaagtaatacaaaataaGATATTAACCAGAGACACATGTACAACTGTTCATTTGTCCACAGCCAAGAGTCACCTGGTCAAGAGGTGCATTTATTGTCCTGATGGTTGGAATCAAGCCCGGTGTCCTTACGGTTGGACTCAAGTCGGTAGTCGCTGCTTTACCTACAATCAAACACCCATGAGTTGGGATTCTGCTaaggtaattttattttacttttatcatCTTTAACACCTGATTGAACCactcattgttttaaaaaacctCTGCTTTGTCCCTCTTCATTGAAGAGACACTGCTGGGGCTTGGGGCAAACCTTGCATCAGTGCACACTTACTGGGAGCACCAAAGGATCATGCAGCTGTTTGGCAACACGCCAGTTTGGATTGGAGGAAGCAAAGGACTCAAGGTATATTgtcaaaagaaaatgttaattcCCACCTGCAGTGAAACCTGAGGCAGGGGAGAGAAGCTAAAAGATCAGGCATTAAtgataaccagtgttgggaaagttactttgaaaaagtaattaattatagttagtagttacttcttcaaaaaagtagaTGAGCTAGTAACTGAGTAACAAGAttgtaaaagtaattaattacttgaaaacttaactataattaattactttttcaaagtaacttgcccaacactggttagGATAAAGCACAGGCCTGTCTGAACTActaatttttttcttctacaAGGGTACTTGGTGGTGGAATGATGGGACCAGTTTCTTCTTTTCAAAATGGTGCTGGGGAGAGCCCAGTAATGGTTACTATGAGAACTGTCTGCAGATGAGTTCTCGAGGTAATTTAGAACAGTTATCAACGAGTGCTTAATGTGTATGACTGGTTGAAGTGATCAAATATACAAGCCATAAAGGCTGGTTCTTTAGGTTTTTCATTTGAGTAACATTTGAATGATTTCTGCTCTTGAATCTTGCAGATTCAAATTGCTGGCTTGATGCATGGTGTGGATATCGTCTGCCATCTCTCTGCGCCAAGAATATCTTCACCTGACAGTGTTGGACTGACACTCAAAGCATGAAGCTCccataaaacacacactgatgcatgatggtgtttgctctttgtttttgcaACATTAACTTAAGCTTCCTGCAGCATCAGCTACTCTTCTTGTGAGCAAAGAACATTTGCTGCATTGATGTCCTTATGACTTCTGACCTTGCCAGTT
Proteins encoded in this window:
- the LOC113013786 gene encoding Fc receptor-like protein 5; protein product: MESLLTFSLWTLIHCLDFVKAATLSIHPGRSVFFYYETVTLSCAVPGSFSSWTVKRNTSTRSSVSCETWGQLNGSFCTIKGVYPSDSGVYWCESDSRECSNILNIIVTTGVILQGPAVPLTEGDSVTLNCSYKEKYAKESTSNFSTAFYRNGAVIEKTSEGRLSFIHVSKENEGSYKCVHPTKGQSPEVMLEVRARAPSTTAPPPPPLISLPRLAYTIFLFILFTGILILCISMCKG